The following are encoded together in the Hydractinia symbiolongicarpus strain clone_291-10 chromosome 14, HSymV2.1, whole genome shotgun sequence genome:
- the LOC130625151 gene encoding uncharacterized protein DDB_G0290685-like isoform X5, which produces MLNKREFRITKDGGNLCPNTFEASSVRMLALTDSWEVVPTFMSNLFSYSIPNVKEVNVTFHTVWSGLLIKLEVKCKASNGNEYTPRENCVLFKYEGTATYPLTLSSFAPVSSTTPEPTVSKIATTTTATTTTTTTTTIPTTTKASTETNTNFKKSTKVTHASLETTTPVTNYSETSIPLSPTTGTSKDHNNNRDIAMAAAIAATVILILVTIIIILICYKKKLDRRSSKRKVAYTKTNIDENIYDKVNKKEEDKKKGENEVIEFPNITYGNKINLYAKVRDESDEQKIQKQDSHYYNTNDINKNSNYYNVFGEKEASHVDNKPVNATNVSHYDQIWSNNDEDKKNVESRKTDHGDDNSNQDDVDDEENTYIVTGGLNHNI; this is translated from the exons ATGCTCAACAAAAGAGAATTTCGCATTACTAaagatggcggaaatctttgtCCAAATACATTTGAAGCGTCAAGTGTAAGAATGTTAGCGCTGACAGATTCATGGGAAGTTGTTCCTACATTTATGTCAAACTTATTTTCGTATAGTATACCTAATGTAAAAGAA GTGAATGTAACGTTTCATACAGTATGGTCTGGGTTGCTGATAAAACTTGAAGTCAAGTGTAAAGCAAGTAATGGAAACGAATACACACCACGTGAAAATTGCGTTCTCTTCAAATATGAAggcacagcaacgt ATCCTTTAACGCTATCTTCGTTTGCACCTGTATCTTCAACAACACCAGAACCGACAGTATCAAAAATAGCGACGACAACGAcggcaacaacgacaacaacaacaacaactaccaTACCAACAACTACGAAAGCATCAACAGAAAccaacacaaattttaaaaaaagtacaaaagttACACATGCAAGCTTGGAAACTACTACTCCAGTAACAAATTACAGTGAAACATCAATACCTTTAAGTCCAACAACAGGTACAAGTAAagaccacaacaacaacagagaCATTGCTATGGCAGCAGCAATTGCAGCGACTGTAATTTTGATTCTAGTTACTATCATCATCATTTTGATATGTTACAAAAAGAAACTTGACAGAAG GTCATCAAAGAGAAAAGTAGCTTATACCAAAACAAAT ATTGACGAAAATATCTAtgacaaagtaaacaaaaaagaagaagacaAAAAGAAAGGCGAAAACGAAGTAATTGAATTTCCAAATATAACCTAcggtaataaaataaatttatacgcAAAAGTGAGAGATGAAAGCGacgaacaaaaaatacaaaaacaagacAGTCATTATTATAACACAAacgatataaacaaaaattctaactattataacgtttttggtgaaaaagaagcgtcacaTGTTGACAATAAGCCAGTAAATGCGACGAATGTAAGCCACTATGATCAAATATGGAGTAACAACGACGAAGATAAAAAGAATGTCGAAAGCCGCAAGACTGACCATGGTGATGATAATAGTAATCAAGATGATGTTGATGATGAGGAAAATACATATATCGTTACGGGAGGACTAAATCAcaacatttaa
- the LOC130625151 gene encoding uncharacterized protein DDB_G0290685-like isoform X4 produces the protein MGTGCSLNVDGYTNDVPLITQSMLNKREFRITKDGGNLCPNTFEASSVRMLALTDSWEVVPTFMSNLFSYSIPNVKEVNVTFHTVWSGLLIKLEVKCKASNGNEYTPRENCVLFKYEGTATYPLTLSSFAPVSSTTPEPTVSKIATTTTATTTTTTTTTIPTTTKASTETNTNFKKSTKVTHASLETTTPVTNYSETSIPLSPTTGTSKDHNNNRDIAMAAAIAATVILILVTIIIILICYKKKLDRRSSKRKVAYTKTNIDENIYDKVNKKEEDKKKGENEVIEFPNITYGNKINLYAKVRDESDEQKIQKQDSHYYNTNDINKNSNYYNVFGEKEASHVDNKPVNATNVSHYDQIWSNNDEDKKNVESRKTDHGDDNSNQDDVDDEENTYIVTGGLNHNI, from the exons ATGGGTACAG GATGTTCATTAAACGTGGATGGATACACAAATGATGTACCTTTAATAACTCAAAGCATGCTCAACAAAAGAGAATTTCGCATTACTAaagatggcggaaatctttgtCCAAATACATTTGAAGCGTCAAGTGTAAGAATGTTAGCGCTGACAGATTCATGGGAAGTTGTTCCTACATTTATGTCAAACTTATTTTCGTATAGTATACCTAATGTAAAAGAA GTGAATGTAACGTTTCATACAGTATGGTCTGGGTTGCTGATAAAACTTGAAGTCAAGTGTAAAGCAAGTAATGGAAACGAATACACACCACGTGAAAATTGCGTTCTCTTCAAATATGAAggcacagcaacgt ATCCTTTAACGCTATCTTCGTTTGCACCTGTATCTTCAACAACACCAGAACCGACAGTATCAAAAATAGCGACGACAACGAcggcaacaacgacaacaacaacaacaactaccaTACCAACAACTACGAAAGCATCAACAGAAAccaacacaaattttaaaaaaagtacaaaagttACACATGCAAGCTTGGAAACTACTACTCCAGTAACAAATTACAGTGAAACATCAATACCTTTAAGTCCAACAACAGGTACAAGTAAagaccacaacaacaacagagaCATTGCTATGGCAGCAGCAATTGCAGCGACTGTAATTTTGATTCTAGTTACTATCATCATCATTTTGATATGTTACAAAAAGAAACTTGACAGAAG GTCATCAAAGAGAAAAGTAGCTTATACCAAAACAAAT ATTGACGAAAATATCTAtgacaaagtaaacaaaaaagaagaagacaAAAAGAAAGGCGAAAACGAAGTAATTGAATTTCCAAATATAACCTAcggtaataaaataaatttatacgcAAAAGTGAGAGATGAAAGCGacgaacaaaaaatacaaaaacaagacAGTCATTATTATAACACAAacgatataaacaaaaattctaactattataacgtttttggtgaaaaagaagcgtcacaTGTTGACAATAAGCCAGTAAATGCGACGAATGTAAGCCACTATGATCAAATATGGAGTAACAACGACGAAGATAAAAAGAATGTCGAAAGCCGCAAGACTGACCATGGTGATGATAATAGTAATCAAGATGATGTTGATGATGAGGAAAATACATATATCGTTACGGGAGGACTAAATCAcaacatttaa